The Triticum aestivum cultivar Chinese Spring chromosome 7B, IWGSC CS RefSeq v2.1, whole genome shotgun sequence genome window below encodes:
- the LOC123162155 gene encoding basic endochitinase A yields the protein MSALRAPCATAILAVVLAAAAVELATAQQCGSQAGGAKCANCLCCSQFGFCGSTSDYCGGGCQSQCNGCGGSGGGVASIVSRDLFDRFLLHRNDAACLARGFYTYDAFLAAASAFPAFCTTGDLDTRKREVAAFFGQTSHETTGGWATAPDGPFSWGYCFKQEKSPPESYCSQSADWPCAPGKQYYGRGPIQLTHNYNYGPVGRAIGVDLLNNPDLVATDPTVAFKTAIWFWMTTQSNKPSCHDVITGLWRPTARDSAAGRVPGYGVITNVINGGIECGKGQNDKVADRIGFYKRYCDIFGIGYGNNLDCYNQLSFNIGLAVQ from the exons ATGTCCGCGCTGAGAGCACCGTGTGCGACGGCCATCTTGGCCGTCGTCCTGGCGGCGGCCGCGGTGGAGCTGGCTACGGCCCAGCAGTGCGGCTCGCAGGCCGGCGGCGCCAAGTGCGCCAACTGCCTCTGCTGCAGCCAATTCGGGTTCTGCGGCAGCACCTCCGACTACTGCGGTGGCGGTTGCCAGAGCCAGTGcaatggctgcggcggcagcggcggtggggttGCATCCATCGTTTCCAGGGACCTCTTCGATCGGTTCCTCCTCCATCGCAACGACGCGGCGTGCCTGGCCCGCGGGTTCTACACCTACGACGCCTTCTTGGCCGCCGCCAGCGCGTTCCCGGCCTTCTGCACCACGGGAGACTTGGACACGCGGAAACGAGAGGTGGCGGCCTTCTTCGGCCAGACCTCTCACGAGACCACCGGCGGGTGGGCCACCGCACCCGACGGCCCCTTCTCATGGGGCTACTGCTTCAAGCAGGAGAAGAGTCCGCCGGAAAGCTACTGCAGCCAGAGCGCCGACTGGCCGTGCGCGCCCGGCAAGCAGTACTACGGCCGCGGCCCCATTCAGCTCACTCA CAATTACAACTATGGACCGGTGGGCCGCGCAATCGGGGTGGACCTGTTGAACAACCCGGACCTGGTGGCCACGGACCCGACGGTGGCGTTCAAGACGGCCATCTGGTTCTGGATGACCACACAGTCAAACAAGCCGTCATGCCATGACGTGATCACAGGGTTGTGGAGACCGACGGCTAGGGACAGCGCAGCGGGACGGGTACCCGGGTACGGCGTGATCACCAATGTCATCAACGGCGGGATCGAATGCGGCAAGGGGCAGAACGACAAGGTGGCCGATCGGATCGGATTCTACAAGCGCTATTGTGACATCTTCGGCATCGGCTACGGGAATAACCTCGACTGCTACAACCAATTGTCGTTCAACATCGGGCTCGCGGTACAGTGA